ATTATTGCGATCGCTCCAACAAACAACCCTTGACAAAGGTTACCCAGCTTACATTACAGAATTTATTATTCTACCCTTCGTTGGTCAAGAAGCTCCTAAACCATTACGCCGTCGTGTAGGAAGAGATCAACCAATTTTAGAAGATGCTTTACTACTAACAGCAGTTGCTCGGATATTTCTGGGAAATCATATTCCTAATCATCAGCCAAGCTGGGTAAAACTAGGTTTAGCTGGTGCTACAGAAGCTTTGAAATGGGGTTGTAACGATATTGGTGGGACTTTGATGGAAGAGCATATTACCACAATGGCTGGGGCTAAAGGTGGAACTTGTATGGAAGTAGAAACACTGCAAGAGGCGATCGCATCCTTGGGTCGTCCTGCTCAACAAAGGAATACTCTGTATCAATATATTTAAAAACCTTACGTGAGTTTACAGAATCCCCACTTCTAGTTTAAAACGCCCGAAGATAATACGGTGATGCGACTCAATACTTAAAGTTTAGTAGTAAGTAAATTCTTAAAATTTGACTTAAGTTTGATAATAGAAAGAGCTTTTAGTTACATTTTTAGTCCAGCATGACACATATTTTACTAATTGATGATGAAGAGGCATTACGTGCTAGTCTAACTTATTCTTTAGTTAAAGAAGGTTATCAGGTAACAACAGCAGCAGATGGGCGAACTGCATTAAAACTGTTTCACAAGCAAGTCCCAGATGTGATTCTTCTAGACTTGATGCTACCAGAAATAGATGGAATGGAGTTGTGCTGGCGCATCAGAGCATTTTCTCAAGTGCCTATTTTGATGCTAACAGCCAAAGATCAAGACATTGAAAAAACTTGGGGTTTAGAAGCAGGTGCAGATGATTACATCACAAAACCTTTCAATACTAGCGAACTCTTAACAAGGATAGAAACTGTTTTAAAAAGTCGTGCTGAAGGTCAAAAATCTTAAAAAACCGAAGAATAATTGTATAGTCATAAT
The sequence above is a segment of the Oculatellaceae cyanobacterium genome. Coding sequences within it:
- a CDS encoding response regulator, which gives rise to MTHILLIDDEEALRASLTYSLVKEGYQVTTAADGRTALKLFHKQVPDVILLDLMLPEIDGMELCWRIRAFSQVPILMLTAKDQDIEKTWGLEAGADDYITKPFNTSELLTRIETVLKSRAEGQKS